In a genomic window of Hymenobacter chitinivorans DSM 11115:
- a CDS encoding Nramp family divalent metal transporter, with amino-acid sequence MPPLVQASPTPPLTENNSGWRQERKHNSLSEVYASIRVPAANASFWRKLVAFWGPGLMVAVGYMDPGNWATDIAGGSRYGYTLLSVILISNLFAMLLQHLAAKLGIVTGRDLAQACRDHYSKPVAMMLWVFCEVAIAACDLAEVIGSAIALNLLFGLPLPWGVVLTILDVLVVLFFQNKGFRVIESIVAGLIVVIFGCFLYEILVSHPDYLGIARGLVPQKEVVTTPGMLYIAIGILGATVMPHNLYLHSSIVQTRAIEQTEPGKRMAIKFATIDSTVALFLAFFVNAAILITAAATFHTNGLFHVADITDAHKLLAPVLGAGAAGTVFAIALLASGQNSTLTGTLAGQIVMEGFLDLQLKPWVRRLITRAIAVVPALVVTLLYGEKGTADLLVLSQVILSLQLSFAVVPLVLFTGSKAKMGVFANRPALQLVAWVVSGIIIVLNLYLLFTTFFK; translated from the coding sequence ATGCCTCCACTCGTACAGGCTTCCCCTACTCCGCCTTTGACAGAAAATAACTCCGGCTGGCGCCAGGAGCGTAAGCACAACTCCCTGAGCGAAGTATACGCCAGCATCCGGGTGCCGGCCGCCAACGCCTCGTTCTGGCGCAAGCTCGTAGCTTTCTGGGGCCCGGGCCTGATGGTGGCCGTCGGCTACATGGACCCCGGCAACTGGGCCACCGACATTGCCGGCGGCTCCCGCTACGGCTATACGCTGCTCTCCGTCATTCTGATTTCCAACCTGTTTGCCATGCTGCTCCAGCACCTGGCCGCCAAGTTGGGCATCGTGACGGGGCGCGACCTGGCCCAGGCCTGCCGTGACCATTACTCCAAGCCCGTGGCCATGATGCTGTGGGTGTTCTGCGAAGTAGCCATTGCCGCCTGCGACCTGGCCGAGGTAATCGGCTCGGCCATTGCCCTGAACCTGCTCTTTGGCCTGCCCCTGCCCTGGGGCGTAGTGCTCACCATTCTGGACGTGCTGGTGGTGCTGTTTTTCCAGAACAAGGGCTTCCGGGTTATTGAGAGCATCGTGGCCGGGCTTATCGTGGTTATTTTCGGCTGCTTTCTGTACGAAATCCTGGTGTCCCACCCCGACTACCTGGGTATTGCCCGGGGTCTGGTGCCGCAGAAGGAAGTGGTGACCACGCCGGGCATGCTCTACATTGCCATCGGTATTCTGGGCGCCACCGTAATGCCCCACAACCTGTACCTGCACTCGAGCATTGTGCAAACCCGGGCCATTGAGCAAACCGAACCCGGCAAGCGCATGGCCATCAAGTTTGCCACCATTGATTCCACGGTGGCGCTGTTTCTGGCATTTTTCGTGAATGCCGCCATTCTGATAACGGCGGCGGCTACTTTCCATACCAACGGCCTGTTTCACGTGGCCGACATTACCGACGCCCACAAGCTGCTGGCCCCGGTGCTGGGCGCGGGTGCCGCCGGAACCGTATTTGCCATTGCCCTGCTGGCCTCGGGCCAGAACTCGACGCTAACCGGCACGCTGGCGGGCCAGATTGTGATGGAAGGCTTCCTGGATTTGCAGCTCAAGCCCTGGGTGCGCCGCCTGATTACCCGCGCCATTGCGGTAGTGCCGGCCCTGGTCGTGACGCTGCTCTACGGGGAGAAAGGCACGGCCGACCTGCTGGTGCTGAGCCAGGTGATTCTGTCGTTGCAGCTGAGCTTTGCCGTGGTGCCGCTGGTACTTTTCACCGGCAGCAAAGCTAAAATGGGCGTATTCGCCAACCGGCCGGCCCTGCAGCTGGTGGCCTGGGTAGTGTCGGGCATCATCATCGTGCTCAACCTGTACCTGCTGTTTACCACCTTCTTTAAGTAA
- a CDS encoding cation diffusion facilitator family transporter codes for MTFTQTKSRLGLLSLVVSVGLVAIKFYAYFLTASQAVLTDALESIINVFTSGFALYSLYLSDLPKDENHPYGHGKVEYLSVGFEGALILFAGIYIFYSAVMAILHPHAVVRPDAGMYLLAATALVNLGVGFLLVRSGKKMNSVALVGDGQHLYIDALSTLVSCVALVLVIFTGNVLFDAGAALLLGVFIVVNGYRMVRRSVSALMDESDVATVEQVIAELQRHRLPPWIDVHNLRVLRYGANLHIDCHMQMPYYFSLEETHNELNRIEGLIKQRFDVEVEMFVHADPCTFAACSLCHMPECPVRQHPFAHEVPWTLANAVKNERHRLG; via the coding sequence ATGACTTTCACCCAAACTAAGAGCCGGCTGGGCCTACTGTCGCTCGTTGTCAGCGTAGGGCTGGTGGCCATCAAGTTTTACGCCTACTTCCTCACCGCCTCCCAGGCCGTGCTGACCGACGCGCTGGAGTCGATTATCAACGTTTTTACCAGCGGCTTCGCCCTCTACAGTCTCTACCTGTCAGACCTGCCCAAGGACGAAAACCACCCCTACGGCCACGGCAAGGTCGAATACCTGTCGGTGGGCTTCGAAGGGGCCCTGATCCTGTTTGCGGGCATTTACATCTTCTACAGCGCCGTAATGGCCATCCTGCACCCCCACGCGGTGGTGCGGCCCGATGCGGGCATGTACCTGTTGGCGGCCACCGCTTTGGTTAACCTGGGCGTGGGCTTTCTGCTGGTGCGCTCGGGCAAGAAGATGAACTCCGTGGCCCTGGTCGGCGACGGGCAACACCTCTACATCGACGCCCTGAGTACGCTCGTATCGTGCGTGGCCCTGGTCTTGGTGATTTTCACCGGCAACGTACTCTTCGACGCCGGGGCGGCTTTGCTTTTGGGCGTCTTCATCGTCGTCAACGGGTACCGGATGGTGCGCCGCTCGGTGTCGGCCCTGATGGATGAGTCGGATGTGGCTACCGTGGAGCAGGTCATTGCCGAGCTGCAGCGCCACCGCCTGCCCCCGTGGATTGACGTGCACAACCTGCGCGTGCTGCGCTACGGGGCCAACCTGCACATCGACTGCCACATGCAGATGCCCTACTACTTCAGCCTGGAGGAAACCCACAACGAGCTGAACCGCATCGAGGGCCTGATCAAGCAGCGCTTCGACGTGGAAGTAGAAATGTTCGTCCACGCTGACCCCTGCACCTTTGCCGCCTGCTCCCTGTGCCACATGCCCGAGTGCCCCGTGCGTCAGCATCCCTTTGCCCACGAAGTGCCCTGGACGCTGGCCAATGCCGTGAAAAATGAGCGGCACCGCCTGGGCTGA
- a CDS encoding gliding motility-associated C-terminal domain-containing protein, with protein sequence MQKLLHAAYLLAVACCLSLLGLPAARASHIQGGQLTYEALGNNRYKVSLTVFRDCGGAGFNMILPTLNYSSTGCAAGPELPMTLAGTAETGVPYCANIPGGPAQCGPGLLTNYQKGTFEATITLPPAAEWIISVSLNARPPVANINAGNGNLYYEARLNNLLPNGSQIQNTSAQYQAQDIPIPFVCKSQERTVSFATTEPDGDSLVYSLAPALQGCSEPNTYKSYVGNGPPFIDLTPPGGVPCGAYITDNQGSYSPTYPLASYNVTGACPLKTATKAFNFDPSLGTFSFIPANHTKAPDSPDNKYVVVGQVTEYRKFAGPNGKPVYYKVGQVRRDMLVVVIDCENNNQPSPPIGSGFDKSSVQIVNSRDSTFVTAYTCNYTEVRFRFTDPNPGDILTVTHPELDPSVPSLTKPTYLPADVATFQLRGNGTSTPTGILRIQPDVAFLGKTYRIPVKIEDNACPIKGVQYRVIVLKIAKGNFARVLAPSANPVICAGTSIKLTATPFRPDSVGSLPAAYGYQWEAANGLPPNQRDKAEISVAPTVTTRYKVRILGLSFRVGTCSDTASVLVRVQQPIRTAAAAAQPVICVGSTTTITAAATRPQGDAQEKFSYQWAAANGLSPADLSKPTISVRPTMTTRYKLTITGDKATGCGLDTTSVLVRVQQRIVPKLTADAASLCAGNTARIAATATRPQGDAQEKFSYQWAAANGLSPADLSKPTISVRPTTTTRYKLTITGDKTTCTPDTASWLVRVQQPLRAVATTSAAVICSGSTAGITATASRPEADQPEVFTYQWAAANGLSVADQSKPSITVRPTTTTRYKLTVTGSRATACGPDTTSVLVRVAEPVRPSFTADSAALPGRSILLPPLVFTFTNTSTLPGQPAATVPQYRWSSQRIITGKGQAVSEPEQFFSTESAKASRQFDVAGVYRIRLRVGVSINGAASCQETLAEVNIRVPESRVPNVFTPNGDGLNDLFVLSSEPTNSKLQIFNRSGRLIREYAQYNNDWDGENQPAGVYYYLLTGKNGTTTKGWVELVR encoded by the coding sequence ATGCAGAAACTTTTACATGCTGCCTACCTTTTAGCCGTTGCCTGCTGCCTTTCGCTGCTTGGACTACCCGCTGCCCGTGCTTCTCACATTCAGGGTGGGCAGCTCACGTACGAGGCGCTGGGCAACAACCGCTACAAAGTATCCCTGACGGTATTCCGGGATTGTGGGGGGGCGGGCTTCAACATGATTCTGCCCACGCTCAACTACAGCTCGACGGGTTGCGCCGCGGGTCCCGAGCTGCCCATGACCTTGGCGGGCACCGCCGAAACGGGTGTTCCGTACTGCGCCAACATCCCCGGCGGCCCGGCCCAGTGCGGCCCCGGCCTGCTCACCAACTACCAGAAGGGCACTTTTGAGGCCACTATCACCCTGCCCCCGGCCGCCGAATGGATTATCAGCGTGTCGCTGAATGCCCGCCCCCCCGTAGCCAATATCAACGCCGGCAACGGTAACCTGTACTACGAGGCCCGGCTCAACAACCTGCTACCCAACGGCAGCCAGATTCAAAACACTTCGGCCCAGTACCAAGCCCAGGACATTCCAATTCCGTTCGTGTGTAAGTCGCAGGAGCGCACCGTTTCCTTCGCCACCACCGAGCCCGACGGCGACTCGCTGGTATACAGCCTGGCACCCGCCCTGCAAGGCTGCAGCGAGCCGAATACCTATAAATCGTACGTCGGCAACGGCCCGCCTTTCATTGACCTGACGCCCCCCGGCGGCGTACCGTGCGGAGCCTACATCACCGACAATCAGGGCAGCTACAGCCCAACCTACCCGCTGGCTTCCTACAACGTGACGGGAGCCTGCCCCCTGAAGACGGCCACCAAGGCGTTCAACTTTGACCCGTCCCTGGGTACGTTCAGCTTTATTCCCGCCAACCACACCAAAGCCCCCGACTCGCCCGACAACAAGTACGTCGTCGTGGGGCAAGTTACCGAGTACCGGAAGTTTGCCGGGCCTAATGGCAAGCCAGTATACTACAAGGTGGGCCAGGTGCGCCGCGACATGCTGGTGGTGGTCATCGACTGCGAGAACAACAACCAGCCCAGTCCTCCTATCGGGAGCGGCTTCGACAAATCGAGCGTGCAGATCGTCAACTCGCGGGACTCTACTTTCGTGACGGCCTACACCTGCAACTACACCGAGGTTCGTTTCCGCTTCACCGACCCAAACCCCGGCGACATCCTGACGGTAACGCACCCGGAGCTGGACCCTTCCGTTCCGTCGCTGACCAAGCCCACGTACCTACCCGCCGACGTGGCCACGTTTCAGCTGCGCGGCAATGGTACCAGTACCCCAACTGGTATTCTGCGGATTCAGCCCGACGTGGCCTTTCTGGGCAAGACGTACCGCATTCCGGTCAAGATTGAAGACAACGCCTGTCCTATCAAAGGCGTCCAGTATCGGGTTATTGTGCTGAAGATTGCCAAAGGCAATTTTGCCCGGGTGCTGGCTCCGTCGGCCAATCCGGTTATTTGCGCCGGAACCTCGATTAAGCTTACGGCCACGCCCTTCCGGCCCGACTCGGTAGGCAGCCTGCCCGCCGCCTACGGCTACCAGTGGGAGGCCGCCAACGGCTTACCGCCCAATCAGCGCGACAAAGCGGAAATAAGCGTGGCCCCGACCGTTACCACGCGCTACAAAGTCCGCATTCTGGGGTTGAGCTTCCGCGTCGGGACCTGCTCCGATACGGCCTCCGTGCTGGTGCGGGTGCAGCAGCCCATCCGCACAGCGGCGGCGGCGGCTCAGCCGGTTATCTGCGTGGGCAGCACCACTACTATTACGGCCGCCGCCACCCGTCCGCAGGGCGACGCGCAGGAGAAGTTCAGCTACCAGTGGGCGGCGGCTAACGGCCTCAGCCCCGCCGACCTGAGCAAGCCTACTATTAGCGTGCGGCCCACGATGACCACGCGCTACAAGCTCACCATTACCGGCGACAAGGCCACCGGCTGCGGCCTCGACACAACCTCGGTACTGGTGCGGGTGCAGCAGCGCATTGTGCCGAAGCTAACGGCCGACGCGGCTTCGCTCTGCGCCGGCAACACGGCGCGGATTGCCGCTACGGCTACCCGTCCGCAGGGCGACGCGCAGGAGAAGTTCAGCTACCAGTGGGCGGCGGCTAACGGCCTCAGCCCCGCCGACCTGAGCAAGCCTACTATTAGCGTGCGGCCCACGACGACCACGCGCTACAAGCTTACCATTACCGGCGACAAAACTACTTGCACGCCCGATACGGCCTCATGGCTGGTGCGGGTGCAGCAACCCCTGCGGGCGGTGGCCACTACTAGCGCAGCCGTTATCTGCTCCGGTAGTACGGCCGGAATTACGGCCACGGCTTCCCGGCCCGAGGCCGACCAGCCCGAGGTGTTTACCTACCAGTGGGCGGCGGCCAACGGCCTCAGCGTAGCAGATCAGAGCAAGCCCAGCATTACCGTCCGGCCGACCACAACGACGCGCTACAAGCTTACCGTCACCGGGAGTAGGGCTACAGCCTGCGGCCCCGATACCACCTCCGTGCTGGTTCGGGTAGCCGAACCGGTTAGACCGAGCTTCACGGCCGACTCGGCGGCTTTACCAGGGCGCTCCATCCTGCTGCCGCCCCTGGTGTTCACCTTCACCAATACCTCTACCCTACCCGGGCAGCCCGCTGCTACGGTTCCCCAATATCGGTGGTCATCCCAGCGGATTATTACTGGCAAAGGCCAGGCCGTATCGGAGCCAGAGCAGTTTTTCTCGACCGAAAGCGCCAAAGCCAGCCGGCAGTTTGACGTTGCGGGGGTGTACCGCATTCGGCTGCGGGTGGGCGTTTCTATCAACGGCGCAGCTTCCTGCCAGGAAACGCTGGCCGAAGTCAATATTCGGGTGCCGGAGTCGCGCGTGCCCAACGTTTTCACCCCCAACGGGGACGGTCTAAACGACCTGTTCGTGCTATCCTCGGAGCCCACCAACAGCAAGCTCCAGATTTTCAACCGCTCCGGGCGGCTTATCCGGGAGTATGCGCAGTACAACAATGACTGGGACGGCGAAAACCAGCCCGCCGGCGTGTACTACTACCTGCTCACCGGCAAAAACGGCACGACAACCAAGGGCTGGGTAGAGCTGGTTCGGTAG
- a CDS encoding fibronectin type III domain-containing protein → MAARAQVNTYTFAASQGSFTPLSGGTVLPGLAADTYLSPAIPLGFSFVFDGATFTQVKASSNGWLSFNTASSRNHTGPLAAAPDAIRPLVAPLLDDLDGNPAGATGTGSYATTGTAPNRVFTFEWLNWEWLWDSNAAGLSFQVKLYEGTNKVEFVYRQEAGAITASPTQGASIGLAGTGSGPGSYLALSDATAAPAASSTTENTTIFTKPASGQVYSFTPAVVVGCPQPRNLSVATLTNTTATVAWTATGGGTFSIQYGPAGFVPGSSGAATVTSANSTVTLTGLLPSTTYDFYVTQLCGGTVGNSPSSAVGTFKTRAVAPPGNDECAGALVLLPTPGATCISPTSGSVEGATGPGGLPAPVGSADDDVWYSFTATAPAHTVTLVGSGDYVQEVLSGTCASLTAVDYADPNEKLYTGLTVGSIYYVRVYSYAATAPSAAAAAFTICITSPGTPANDECSRAVALTPAVSGAACAAGTPGTLENTTGPGGLPAPVGSADDDVWYSFTATASAHTVTLVGSGDYVQEVLSGTCAGLSSTGFAHAPAKLYTGLSVGRTYYVRVYSFGSTALVGEGAAFTICVTTPPPPANDACANAVALMPAAQAAPCAAATSGSVEGATGPGGLPAPVGSADDDVWYSFTATAPTHTVTLVGSGDYVQEVLSGTCAGLSSTGFAHAPAKLYTGLTVGRTYYVRVYSYEAATPTPAAAAFSICVTTPLQIAPPANDECAGAVALTPADSGAGCAAATTGTLAGATGPGGLPAPVGSADDDVWYSFTATASAHTVTLVGSGDYVQEVLSGTCASLTAVDYADPNEKLYTGLTVGRTYYVRVYSYAATAPSAAAAAFTICVMTPLINDEPCGAVPIPVAAGCVAPTAGTNVGATTTTPVGYPNPGCGTAGSPLDVWFTFTTPASGAGSTAASVITTGAAAGQVRVFSAASCAGPFTAVGCKAGAGGAGTLDLTNLTPSTTYYVLVSGYGPTDAPGAFGICVTPPATCAAPVGLAATGVTATTATLSWSVPSGMGPFTLEYGPAGFAPGSAAGTLVNTAATSAGLANLSAGTTYQFYVTQNCGGGSGSSIRTGPASFSTRAPAPGNDECATATEVVAQFGGSCSTRLVATNVGATGSVNVPAPLCSNYAGGDVWFKVVVPSTGNIIATTDSVAGSAIEDTGLVVYTGTCGALTIIGCDDDSGPGSFSQLELNGRKPGEVLYIRVFEYGNDVVGRFKLCVRSKPLCPVPVGLDATNVAVTSARLAWAVTSAVPGATFTVEYGPQGFTPGSAAGTRLTGLTGTFVDVAGLTANKEYCYYVSQNCGTTGATAGLSAPAGPLCFTTLAPEPANNDACGALPLPIATAACTPVGGNNTGATTSGASGYVNPGCSTSNSPKDVWFTMTTSATAAGVQITTTGGPAGQVRIFTAASCSTAFTQVACQASAGNNQTVGSFDVALEPNTTYYVMVAGYGSNDATGAFTICARQTILSSAKELPGGEVSVFPNPSNTGTITLRVRGAEQARTVQATLLNALGQQVLTQALAGRAGTVEAPLSVQGLAPGIYTLRVRVNDYTITRKVVLE, encoded by the coding sequence TTGGCTGCCCGTGCCCAAGTCAATACCTATACTTTCGCCGCGTCCCAGGGCAGCTTTACTCCCCTCAGCGGCGGTACGGTGTTGCCTGGTCTGGCCGCCGACACGTACCTGTCGCCCGCTATTCCCCTGGGGTTTAGCTTCGTTTTCGACGGAGCTACTTTCACCCAGGTAAAAGCTTCTTCCAACGGCTGGTTAAGCTTTAACACGGCCAGTTCCCGTAATCATACGGGCCCCCTGGCGGCGGCCCCCGACGCTATCCGTCCCCTGGTGGCACCCCTGCTCGACGACCTGGACGGTAACCCCGCCGGCGCTACCGGCACGGGCTCCTACGCCACGACCGGCACGGCCCCCAATCGGGTGTTTACTTTTGAATGGCTGAATTGGGAGTGGCTTTGGGACTCTAACGCCGCCGGACTGTCGTTCCAGGTAAAGCTCTACGAAGGCACCAACAAGGTCGAATTTGTGTACCGGCAGGAGGCCGGGGCAATTACGGCCTCCCCCACCCAGGGAGCTTCCATTGGGCTGGCGGGCACGGGCTCCGGCCCTGGCTCCTACTTGGCCTTGAGCGACGCCACGGCTGCTCCCGCGGCCAGCTCAACCACCGAAAACACCACTATATTCACTAAGCCCGCTTCCGGTCAGGTATACAGCTTCACGCCCGCGGTGGTAGTCGGCTGCCCGCAGCCCCGCAACCTGAGCGTTGCTACCCTCACCAACACCACGGCGACAGTGGCCTGGACGGCCACCGGCGGCGGTACTTTCAGTATTCAGTACGGCCCGGCCGGCTTCGTGCCGGGTTCCAGTGGCGCCGCCACGGTTACGTCGGCCAACTCTACCGTTACGCTCACGGGCCTGCTGCCCAGCACGACGTACGATTTTTACGTAACCCAGCTCTGCGGCGGCACAGTGGGCAACAGTCCCAGCAGCGCCGTCGGCACTTTTAAAACCCGCGCCGTAGCACCACCCGGCAACGACGAGTGCGCCGGCGCCCTCGTGTTGCTGCCCACTCCCGGTGCCACGTGTATTAGTCCTACCAGCGGCTCTGTGGAAGGTGCCACGGGCCCGGGCGGTTTGCCAGCGCCGGTGGGTTCGGCCGACGACGACGTCTGGTACAGTTTCACGGCCACGGCCCCGGCGCACACGGTTACGCTCGTGGGCTCGGGCGACTATGTGCAAGAAGTGCTGTCGGGTACCTGCGCCAGCCTGACGGCCGTCGACTACGCCGATCCTAACGAGAAGCTCTACACCGGTCTGACGGTGGGCAGTATCTACTACGTGCGTGTCTACTCCTACGCCGCCACCGCACCTTCAGCTGCCGCGGCCGCCTTTACCATCTGTATTACCTCACCGGGTACGCCAGCCAATGACGAGTGTAGCAGGGCCGTAGCTCTGACGCCAGCAGTTTCCGGGGCGGCCTGCGCCGCGGGTACCCCCGGAACGTTGGAAAATACCACGGGCCCGGGCGGGCTGCCGGCGCCGGTGGGTTCAGCGGATGATGACGTCTGGTACAGCTTCACGGCCACGGCTTCGGCGCACACAGTTACGCTCGTGGGCTCGGGCGACTACGTGCAAGAAGTGCTGTCGGGCACCTGCGCCGGCCTAAGCTCGACGGGTTTTGCGCACGCACCAGCCAAGCTCTACACTGGCCTATCCGTAGGCCGCACCTACTACGTGCGCGTCTATTCCTTTGGCTCGACGGCCCTAGTAGGGGAGGGGGCTGCCTTCACCATCTGCGTAACGACGCCCCCACCGCCGGCCAATGATGCCTGTGCCAATGCTGTAGCCCTCATGCCCGCCGCGCAAGCAGCACCCTGCGCGGCGGCTACTAGCGGCTCTGTGGAAGGTGCCACGGGCCCGGGCGGTTTGCCTGCGCCGGTGGGTTCAGCGGATGATGACGTCTGGTACAGCTTCACGGCCACGGCTCCGACGCACACGGTTACGCTCGTGGGCTCGGGCGACTACGTGCAAGAAGTGCTCAGCGGCACCTGCGCCGGCCTAAGCTCGACGGGTTTTGCACACGCACCAGCCAAGCTCTACACCGGCCTGACGGTGGGCCGCACCTACTACGTGCGCGTCTATTCCTACGAGGCTGCGACTCCAACACCAGCCGCCGCAGCTTTTAGCATCTGCGTAACGACCCCCCTGCAAATTGCTCCGCCCGCCAATGACGAATGTGCCGGAGCCGTAGCTCTGACGCCAGCAGATTCCGGGGCAGGTTGCGCGGCGGCTACCACCGGGACGCTAGCCGGCGCCACGGGCCCGGGTGGTTTGCCGGCGCCGGTGGGTTCAGCGGATGATGACGTCTGGTACAGCTTCACGGCCACGGCTTCGGCGCACACAGTTACGCTCGTGGGCTCGGGCGACTACGTGCAAGAAGTGCTGTCGGGCACCTGCGCCAGCCTGACGGCCGTCGACTACGCCGACCCTAACGAGAAGCTCTACACTGGTCTGACGGTGGGCCGCACCTACTACGTGCGCGTCTATTCCTACGCTGCCACCGCACCTTCAGCTGCCGCGGCCGCCTTTACCATCTGCGTGATGACGCCGCTCATCAATGACGAACCCTGCGGCGCGGTGCCAATTCCCGTAGCGGCGGGCTGCGTGGCGCCCACGGCGGGTACCAACGTGGGGGCTACCACCACAACTCCGGTGGGCTACCCCAATCCGGGCTGCGGCACGGCCGGTAGTCCGCTCGACGTGTGGTTTACCTTCACCACACCCGCCTCGGGGGCCGGCAGCACGGCTGCCAGCGTCATTACTACGGGGGCTGCTGCCGGACAGGTACGCGTCTTTTCGGCCGCTTCCTGCGCGGGCCCATTTACGGCGGTAGGCTGTAAAGCCGGCGCCGGCGGGGCGGGGACTCTGGACCTGACCAACCTGACCCCCAGCACCACCTATTACGTTTTAGTATCGGGCTACGGGCCGACGGATGCCCCGGGCGCATTTGGTATTTGCGTAACCCCGCCCGCCACCTGCGCGGCTCCCGTGGGGCTGGCTGCCACGGGCGTTACCGCCACCACGGCCACTCTAAGCTGGTCGGTGCCCTCCGGCATGGGGCCCTTCACCCTGGAGTACGGCCCCGCGGGCTTCGCACCGGGCTCTGCGGCAGGTACCCTGGTGAATACCGCCGCCACTTCAGCTGGTCTGGCTAACCTAAGTGCGGGCACCACCTACCAGTTCTACGTTACGCAGAACTGCGGCGGCGGCAGCGGCAGCAGTATCCGGACCGGCCCCGCTTCCTTTTCGACGCGGGCCCCGGCGCCTGGCAACGACGAGTGTGCCACGGCGACGGAGGTGGTAGCCCAGTTTGGCGGCAGCTGCAGTACCCGGCTGGTGGCCACCAACGTAGGAGCTACCGGCTCGGTTAACGTTCCGGCGCCTCTCTGCTCCAACTATGCCGGCGGCGACGTGTGGTTTAAAGTAGTGGTGCCCAGCACCGGCAACATCATTGCCACCACCGATTCGGTGGCGGGCAGCGCCATTGAGGACACGGGCCTGGTAGTCTATACCGGCACCTGCGGGGCGCTAACTATAATAGGCTGCGACGACGACTCGGGGCCCGGGTCATTTTCCCAGCTGGAGCTCAACGGCCGCAAACCCGGCGAGGTGCTTTACATTCGGGTGTTTGAGTACGGCAACGACGTGGTGGGCCGTTTCAAGCTGTGCGTACGCTCGAAGCCCTTGTGCCCCGTTCCGGTAGGCCTCGACGCGACCAACGTGGCCGTAACCAGCGCCCGGCTGGCCTGGGCCGTTACTTCGGCCGTGCCGGGGGCTACGTTCACCGTGGAGTACGGGCCCCAGGGCTTTACGCCCGGTTCGGCCGCCGGCACCCGCCTGACGGGCCTCACCGGAACCTTCGTGGACGTTGCCGGCCTGACGGCCAATAAGGAGTACTGCTACTACGTGTCGCAGAACTGTGGCACTACCGGCGCTACGGCCGGCCTGAGTGCCCCCGCTGGGCCGCTGTGCTTTACAACTCTGGCCCCCGAACCGGCCAACAACGACGCCTGCGGGGCCCTGCCGTTGCCCATTGCTACGGCGGCCTGCACGCCCGTTGGCGGCAACAACACCGGTGCTACGACCAGCGGGGCTAGTGGCTACGTGAATCCGGGCTGTTCCACGTCTAACTCGCCGAAGGACGTGTGGTTTACGATGACGACCAGCGCCACGGCCGCCGGGGTGCAAATCACCACCACGGGCGGCCCCGCCGGGCAGGTGCGGATTTTCACGGCGGCTTCGTGCTCCACGGCCTTTACCCAGGTGGCTTGTCAGGCCAGCGCCGGCAACAACCAGACCGTGGGCAGCTTCGACGTGGCGCTGGAGCCAAACACGACGTACTACGTGATGGTGGCCGGCTACGGCTCCAACGATGCCACCGGGGCCTTCACGATTTGCGCCCGGCAGACCATCCTGAGCAGTGCCAAGGAGCTGCCCGGCGGGGAGGTCAGCGTATTCCCGAACCCGAGCAACACGGGCACCATTACCCTGCGCGTCCGCGGGGCTGAGCAAGCCAGGACGGTGCAGGCTACCCTGCTCAACGCCCTGGGGCAGCAGGTCCTCACGCAGGCGCTGGCTGGGCGGGCCGGTACCGTGGAAGCTCCGCTCAGCGTGCAAGGCTTGGCCCCGGGTATCTACACGCTGCGGGTGAGAGTAAACGACTACACCATCACGCGCAAAGTAGTGCTGGAATAG